AAATGCATGAATTCTATGTTGAACAAATATGAATTCATTGTGTGactgtatgaattgtgaaaaataacttttttgctacctataagattcgaactcgggacccAGATTTAATCCATTTTTTCAGCTGTAAACTACACGTCAATTTAGTTTAGGGTTATTAAGTAATTTTACATTTCAAGATTCAATTACTCCAAGATGTAAGGGATCACAATATTTAATACTGATATTATTTCCATTATTAAATCCAATATATTAAcatttatttaaacaaattaaatcCAATACATTAACATTCATTTACGTgccataataaaataattttattgattcattaacatttatattattaattacgAATTTGTAAATTGGAACTATCAATTCACATATCATTATTGTTAATTAGTTCACCACATATTTATTATTCATCCACTGTTGTAACATGGGTTTTTCCATGTTTGAATCTAAATTGTGATGATGCCGTGTATGAATTACACATTAATATGCATTAGTTATTCATTAGACGTGAATTAATGTGTATGAATTATTaagtccaaaataaataaataaataaataaataagtcaGTTCTTCAACTTATGTACGAATTTTGCATTAACAATGAATGAATTATTGgattatgaattaattaaaatgcaACTTTGTACGAATTTTGCATtatcaatgtatgaattattggattataaattaattacctAATATGCAACACTGTATGAATTATTCATATAGTTTCAACATTAAATTCATACTCATCCATTACAATATGAAGTTAGTATAAACATGTGAATTATTTATATCTAATGCTAGTTCATACAGTATAATCACATAATTCAATCAAATTTGATCTTAATTCTACAATTAAACAGCGCACCAATCAAAACAGATTAATTGGATATATGGAAGATCGCAAGCCATTACCAATTTTACCCTTGAACATATTAATATCTGCATTTGAAGAAGGAATACAACGAACTAAAGTGGCAATTGACTTTTTAATCATAACCGTTTTCTGTATAGctcctccctatatatatatataaaatatttcaaattattaaaataaatataatctacatatttatttcttttaaacGGACCATAAATGAGATTGAACAAGTCTACTAATGTTCTAGTCGTATCCTTTGGGCATGGTGCATGCCTTTGCAAGTTCACATTTGTTCGTATTTCCATTCcttaaaatacgataataaaataGTCTGAACAAAACTGGGTAACCACTTAAACACAcagaaaacaaaatcaaaattcactATTTCCAGCACGAAAATTCCAAAAAGCCTATACAAATTTAcagaaagattcaacaaaaaaTCACAAGTTCCAAATTTCAGTAGGTGTCAATGTTACCTGCAAATTCCGTAGCTAAAAAGAATGTAGCacaatatacatacataaatatatatatatgaacacCTTAATTTAGAGCTACCAGAATCATACCGGTTCTCGACTAAAACTTCATCGGCCTGAGAATCTACCGCGCCCAACTACTAGTCGAAATCCTCCTGAATTTCTCCTTCTGCAGTCGCATATAGATATAGATGAATTGATATATACAGATTTGGTGATCAAATAGTCATAAGGAGAAGCCCTAACCGGCAAGTTGGGCGCCTATGTTAGCCTGAGCATCAGCCTCGGAATTCAAGTCCTTCCACATGATAACATAGTCAAAATCAGCCTCGGATAAATCAAGAGAGGCACATGAAATCTTAGGTTAAGCCGGGCGCAAGCTTACCCTGAGGACATGCACAATTTGGAACGAACGGAATCTATCCACCAATTCCTTTGCCTCCTTGTACAGATTCAAGAGGTTTTCGCTTTTAACCTTCCATAGACCCTGAATCTGCAACGGTGTTGTTGTTCAAGAAAgtataattttgtttgaaatggATAGATGCCAAGAAATGTACCTGCATGCACACGAGTTTGGAGTCACCTTGAACTCGAATATTTGTAAAACCTTTATCAGCTGCGTATCTCAGTCCTAATATAACACCCCGGTATTCAGCAAAATTACAGGTTGCTATCCCTATACCTTCGGACAATCTACAAATCTGAAATTGTATAGCATATTAGATTCCAGATATTCATGTTACGACAGTAGGAAAGAATAACTAATATAGGCTTGCTCACCACACTTCCATCATCATATCGGAGTATAGCTCCAGCACCAGCTTGTCCGGGATTTCCCTTTGAAGCACCATCAAACTCAAGAGTGCAGGTTCGCTCCTTGGATTTGGAAAGAGTCACAGTTCGAGAGGAAATAATCTCCTACGTGCAATTTTGCACTAGTGTGTGAGagtccaaaaaaggaaatactaGGAAATCTACCCTCATCCTCATCCAATTTTTGTGCATACTAAACCTCACTCTGAAGCATCAAGAAACGATCTCCTGTGAAAAACTTTATTCAACTGAAATGAAAGAGACGACACTCACGATTATCTTACCCCATAATTTGAATGTGAATCTTTGTCCAACTTCTTTTTTGCTGGCTGGCAAGGCGCTTCACCTTCTCTAGAAGAAGGCTGTCATCAAAGATAAATTTCATCACTAATCTAGCATGAAAAATGCTAAATTATGAAACAAAATCACTCACAGTCATGTCCTATAAAGACCATCTTAAGATCCAAAACAAGGGAACAATTAGCCTATATTTCTAACCTAAAACCAATATATACAGAAAGGTGCAGTATACGAAAATATAACCTGAAAAGGGCATGCCACAAGAGTTCCAAACAGATCATCAGTGAGATCCGAAGCTCGGATAGAGTACAGAGCATTTTTTAGACCATGAATTCGGAGATAGTTCTCTGTATCCTTAGGCATGGAACAGCCTTTATACACACTGACTGGAGGGTCACAAATCTGCCAGGATAAAAAAAACAACAGTCAAGTAACACGATTAACCAATACCATTACAAATTACAAGCCCGATGCACCAATCAAGATAACATAATCAATAACAAAATGTTAGTGTTGACTTAGTTATTTTGTCATTTCGAAAGGGGGTCGGTCAGACAATGCAAACAAGATCACATATCAAAACTAGAAACAAGTGGCTACCGAGGTTCCAGCTTGAGCCTGACAATCGCTCAAGCTTCTGTAAACACCAACAAGGTCACCTTTACGGACAACAAAAAACTCTTCCTTGTCCATCACAAGTTGTTTAGGATCACCTTTTCGACGAGAGCTAGCTCCACCAGGTTTTTTTGAAGCGTAGCACCGAACTCGACTTCTTGTCAAAAGAAATCCCAAGCTCACTGTCCTAACACCCGAAATTCGGAAGCTTGCTTTCCATGAAGGATCGAGAAATACGCAAGAATGGCTATGCAAAACATGATTGCCAGCCCTTGATAGTATTGTTGAGCAACGCGCATGAAACAAACTGATCATTACAGAGTTAATATCCTCCCTATTTTCAAGCAAATCTGAATTGACAAAAATCGATACAATAATCAACAAAACAGATGTATATCTATATACATACTCTCACCAACAGagaaaaaacacacacacacacaaacataaAACTGAGTCATTCATGAAAAAACACAATGCACCTAAAAATGCACAACCGTTCAAGTAAAATGCAGAAGAAATGGTTAAATTGCACAGAACAAACGCATTCAGCAATATAGGAAGTTTGCAGATTATGTTCAATTCCACAATTCCATAGACGTAAACAATCGAATTAAAATTCAATCAATCCATTAATAGCATCCACACTCCAATCAGCTGAGCTGGATAAGAGTGAAAACGTAAACGCATTCATCAGAGGAACTCAATTCACAGAGAGGAATGataaattaaatccataaatTAACACTAAACCTCCACCACCTGCAAAACCCTTCCTCCAACTGTTAGCTGATTAGctctcctccctctctctctcactctctctctctctagatatttttttaaaattcattttaGGGCTTTGTTTTGGATTTTGAGATGGGGCCTTTGGGGTTATATTTAGCCCAACTATGAAATTAATGAAAGCGGATAGTTTGGAATGGGCCTTAACTCGAGCCCACTTATAAAGAGGCTATACTTTTTATACGATTAATGCATAATTAACGTCACATGATTTAAACCCTCGACTTATCAACTAAATTGTGTTTCGTAGGGTTAATATTAGGGAATTTCAAATATACAACCTACCTTTTTTCAGATAGGTGTATTTGAGTAGTATCAAATTTTATCATGCATGCATTTTAAATTTGTCTATAGAAAAAAGTGAAACTATTAACAATAagtctttatctttttttttttttttgacgtgTTTCTATGTGTTAAAAGTGGAATTGTCATCTCAATAAGACAAAGgtcattatcaattttttataacGCAAGAAATATTTTAAACTTAGGTCAACATTCTTTACTATATATACATCACTCACAACTATATTTAGTTAGGTATTAAACAGTCtcaacattttcatttttatttcattttctacTGCAGATTATTGACTCGTCGCTTTGGAAAGTTCAGTTTTCGTTGACTCGGAAACTATTTTGATCCTACCTTTTTGTgtgtgaaaattacaattaattaaggaaaataaTGGGTCCTTGTAGGCCATCGGCCCATCGCTTCTGAAATATATTTAACAATGTtaattaattctaattttttttttctttttgaaagtcaattctgttttttttctttaagaAAGCTTTTTTTTGTGGTGAATATAGATATCGAAATTAGAATATACTTTATAAGAATATTTGCATATTAATGTTGCatcaattaatattattttcaaaattttatggaTGCATTTATTTTAGAGGAATTTTTATGGATGCATTAATGTTGGCATTTTGGCTCtaaccaacaaaaaaaaaatcgagatAAATTGAAGATTTCATTGACACCTTCTGCATGAGGTTGAGAGTTAAAACAACGTTGTGTTGTGCCAAAACAGAAAATCAAGACTGCAATTTTGTTTTCGTCTTATTTGGTTATTGTTCAACAATATATTATAATCTTATTCAAAGAGGAAAAaacatatatgtatgtatatgaatTTTGAGTCAGCTAACTGTATTGTCGAAAAGATTTAGGTTGtctatatatgtaaattttggAAGATACACATGATCACATCTTGTtaaaaatatgaacaaaaatattgttgtgagtggaatttgAGGATCCTATTGCTACAAATGGAAGTGACAAACATATTGTGTACAGACCAAACCAGAAAAAGTGACGACGATATTGTGAACGAAAGAGTAGTAAAAAGATTTCCACTTCTTGTATAGCTGCAGAACAACAGAATCAGTTGCAAAAGGAAAACTAAAGTTACTGCAATGTTCAGAGACATTCCTCGATTTTCAAGAAGAGCTTCAATAAACACCATGACCCCCAGAAGGCTTCTTCTAATCTCTCACTTTACAGGAAACCTCTCAAAACATCAAAGCTAGAACTCACCTGCTTGAAAGTTGCTGTTTGATATAGAGGCGTGCTTAAAGCCTCATAAGGATCAAAGGCATTGGAAAAATTCATCAACACCGTTGAAACACTTGCCTCCACTTGGCGACTTGCTTGTACTATACGATCTCTTCTTCTGTCACAAGTTTATTACATTACAATTGTGCAAACTTTAACATAAAATGCAATTCTTTACGATCGTTTTAAAATTCACACGGTAATGCTTTTCTTTACATGATCATGTTCCAAGaaccacaacatgattgtgacACAATTAGCACAATCACAAATGACAAGATtgtgtttattaatttattattaccATAAAGATCATATGTAATTCACATAATGATGTTATACATTACATAAATTTGTCTCAAAATGACCAACATAATGTTTTTCTTATTGTTCCGGAAATCACGAGCTTATTCTACTAAAGATAATGTGACATAATCAAGTCAATATTGAACCTTGACATTCTAAATAAAATACACGGTTCTGAAGAATATCACCAAACATAAAAGTTTGTAGGTTGTGTTGTTagcctttttaaaaaaattgacaaaattttcatttttgttgaAGATTGATTCTTCAAGACTTGTACATGCTTTAATATACTTGGGTTTCTTTGGATTTTAAAGTTGCATCAAACCAAGAAACTTACatatataaagaaattaaagGAGAAAAAATAGGAGGGGAGGACAACttgcgagaaaaaaaaaaaaaacaatggggcaatttaaaattgataaaaaagaCTTTTTCAAATAAGGAAAAAACAAGCCAGTAAAAAAAACACCAAAAGTGAAAAACAAAGCAAATTGTGAAGCAATAGCAGACAAGACAAGAGAAGGGAAATCAAATGAGTTTCAAATGTGGCCACTTTGAGTCATCTTCATCTTCCTTTATTTTCTCTTCCTCTATATGTGCTCTATAAGACTGACCAAATCATCATATGAGACGATACGAAGTTGGAGGTCGTAGTTTTCGTATTCGGATTGCTGCTCCTCTTGAATCTATTTCGCTGAGGTCTCTGCAGAAGGGCTGCAATATGCTAAgtggattaattggaggattggGATTTCTCCAATGCCGGCGGGGATTTCCTCTAGCTTCTCACACCATTGTATAAATAGATGATACGAAGTTGGAGTTGGTAGTTCTCGTATTCAAATTGCTGCTCCTCCTGAATCTGTTTCGCTGAGGCCACCACAGAATCACCACACTCTACCAACTGGATTGATTGGAGGGTTGGGATTTCTCCAATGCCGGCAGGGATTTCCTCTAGCTTCCTACAATATTCTATAAAGAGATGGCGGAGTCTAGGGAAGTTGGTTTCATCAGCTCTCCAACGCACCAGATCTAAATAATCGAGATGTAGAATCTGCAATGAGCTGAATTCATCTCCTTCTGCTATTTCCCACTCTCcatttgcttcttcttcttcttcttcttcttcttcttcttcttcttcttcttcttctgtctCATTGCTTTTGAAGGTACAACTGTATATCTTGAGCACTTCCAGATTCGGTAGTGCACACAGAGCCGTCGTCGCTGCCGGAGTTATTACACAAAAAGCCATACTTAATTCTCTAAGAGTAGATGGAAATTTGAGTCCGTGCAGATATTGATCCCCTGATGAACTCCAGCTTAATGTTTGGAGTTTGTGAAGATGACTCAGATCAACTACTTCACTCACCCATGATGAACCTTCAACCTCATACTCGATTTCCAAGCTTTTTATATTTGGAATGCTTTCCAAGAAACCCCTTCTAATCACTAACGGAGTTAGTTTCACATTCCGTATCGTCTGCAGCTTCTTCAGAACAATTTTTTTCATGTAATCATCTTCTATCCTGAGATCTTCACGCAATATGATGAGATGTCTTAACTCAGACATCTCCCACAACTCAGCAGGGCAACAGCTATGGTAGGGTAGCTTAGCAATCAAGGTTTGCAAATTACACAATCTAGATATTCCACTTCTTGGC
The genomic region above belongs to Salvia miltiorrhiza cultivar Shanhuang (shh) chromosome 5, IMPLAD_Smil_shh, whole genome shotgun sequence and contains:
- the LOC131025266 gene encoding uncharacterized protein LOC131025266 isoform X1, whose product is MISLFHARCSTILSRAGNHVLHSHSCVFLDPSWKASFRISGVRTVSLGFLLTRSRVRCYASKKPGGASSRRKGDPKQLVMDKEEFFVVRKGDLVGVYRSLSDCQAQAGTSICDPPVSVYKGCSMPKDTENYLRIHGLKNALYSIRASDLTDDLFGTLVACPFQPSSREGEAPCQPAKKKLDKDSHSNYGEIISSRTVTLSKSKERTCTLEFDGASKGNPGQAGAGAILRYDDGSVICRLSEGIGIATCNFAEYRGVILGLRYAADKGFTNIRVQGDSKLVCMQIQGLWKVKSENLLNLYKEAKELVDRFRSFQIVHVLRDLNSEADAQANIGAQLAEGEIQEDFD
- the LOC131025266 gene encoding uncharacterized protein LOC131025266 isoform X2 codes for the protein MISLFHARCSTILSRAGNHVLHSHSCVFLDPSWKASFRISGVRTVSLGFLLTRSRVRCYASKKPGGASSRRKGDPKQLVMDKEEFFVVRKGDLVGVYRSLSDCQAQAGTSICDPPVSVYKGCSMPKDTENYLRIHGLKNALYSIRASDLTDDLFGTLVACPFQPSSREGEAPCQPAKKKLDKDSHSNYGEIISSRTVTLSKSKERTCTLEFDGASKGNPGQAGAGAILRYDDGSVICRLSEGIGIATCNFAEYRGVILGLRYAADKGFTNIRVQGDSKLVCMQGLWKVKSENLLNLYKEAKELVDRFRSFQIVHVLRDLNSEADAQANIGAQLAEGEIQEDFD